TATTGCTTGTCTAAAATGTGTAAACTGAAATCATTATAGATCAtctcatatcatcatacatcaaacaccatacatcatacatcgtacatcatgaACCATACGTTATACAACATACATCATACACAGTACtgaagttcgaaaccaaagtatGCATGTTGGGATgatcagaaagtgacgtcacccaaaatttttttttctcgacgtCATCGatcgaaaatcagctagccgaattcctcagtctggaaacaaccgcgcggtagagcggacgtatgagaatTGCGCTcagcagatttcgagtaccgggttctctgtctcctggatcctgcgctccgggtcgGCTACCTGGTCAAACTCGACTTCCAAGACAAGCGCTCGgtggtttctgcgctccaggtccgttTCCTGGTGCcactcgagttccaggacaagcgctccgcgGTGCCTGCGCTCATGTCCGCTACCTGTTGAAATTCGACTTCAGGGACTAGCGCTCGTAGTTTGTGCGTTCCAGGTCGGCTACCTGGTACAACTTGACTTCAGGGACAAGCGCTACGTAGTTTTTGCGcgccaggtccgctacctggtagaactcgacttccaggacgagcgctccgtagtttctgcgctcgaGGTGTACCACCTGATgaaactcgagttccaggacaagaGTTCTGTAGTTTCTGCACTCCGGGTGTCCTACCtcgtgaaactcgacttccaagACAAGCGATCCGTAGTTTCTACTATCCAGGTTCATTTCCTGGTGCAACTtgagttccaggacaagcgctccgtggttcctgcgctccaggtctgtgacctggtgaaactcggcTTCAGGGATAaacgctccgtagtttctacgctccaagtacgctacctggtgaagcTCGAGATCCAGGACAAGCGATACgtggtttctgcgctccaggtcggCTATCTGGTAAGACTCGACTTCAGGGAAAAGCGCTGTGTAGTTTTTGCGCgccaggtccactacctggtaGAAtttgacttccaggacaagcgctccgtcgTTTCTGCGCTCGAGGTCCGCTACCtgatgaaactcgacttcagggaaAAGCGCTACGTAGGTTTTCCACTACAAGTCCGCTGCCCGCTGAATCTCGACTCTCGGGGGATGAGGTGGACGAGAAGGTCAAGGATTTCTGCACggtgagtataacatttttataatatttaacggcccttgtaattatattttatctaaatttGTTTAAGCTTgtcatttttacaataaattatttcaattcatttttcgtgcaagcacaaattcagtagctatgaataatcttatacaatttattacattacaaattaattaattaatattcttataatatttgatggcaattgtaattatatttcatctgaaatattacaaacttgtcacgtttacaatgaattatttcaattcatttttcgtgcaagcacaaattcagtagctataagtGCGCtactaaaatttattacataattgattaattgaataattataataatacttgCACATATTTTTGATGAGTTCTTGTACTGAAAAGACtgattactattccaggtataacccgaggtggtcatcggtggttgttggaggtggttggctgTGGCTGGAGGTGGACGAGAAGGAGGACCAGGAAGACAAGGAGAACAAGATGGTCGAGGACGATGAGGATTCGTGCACTGTGAGAATATCATTCTAAAGTATTGAatagagtaggagtaggagtaggagtaggatcaagagtaggagtaggagtagaatcAGAAGTAGGAGTGTTACGAGTTGGAGTTGccaacccaacccaacccaaTCCAATTGGTCCGcttaccctaccctaccctacccttcCCACCCCTACCCTCCTCCCatacttctactcctacttctgctcctacttctacttcaatcttactcctacttctactacGATCTTACTCcaactcctgatcctactcctattcTTACTCTCACTCTTGaacctactcctgatcctacttctATTCCTACTCCTAATTCTGAATATGAATGTTATGGGATATATAGACTGCGTGTCGAATTGTATCCCATATCGAAACGAACAATTCTTTTATTGTCATATTATACCCGATTATAGTAGATAATCTAGTATGTTTACTagcaaattataaaatttatagtttgCATCACGTGATAATCATAAATTAATCAGGTATATCAATgtcgtacatggaccgcatatacatttacactttttggtctctgcatcattattacatatgatttatttttattaatgatctatgtatacattcttctctcgggtacctatactttaattgaatcactgttttgctacgaattttgaatgatattagttctcattattaatttcttgtatcgccgacaagtcggtaGGTACACTCAGGCCAAGTACTGGCTTGGGCCtaccattgcgaagactgtgttactcaGAAGGTGAATGCAACCAGCATTTTGTCGAAATCGGAAACTCTGTGATGTTCTACGATGAGTTATCAACTCTACCATTGGGTTATCTCACGAAGCAATTTACGGATGTCACATCTGAGCCCATGAgggcaactgtctttatattcttcatccGATagtgaggctaacccctttgtatttttgacgaaaattttcgcgattttgaaaagtcccggaataaattctttcatgcactatttcgacgtgattttgcgaaaaaagtcgattgagcgcagtcccaatacgctgcgatcaacgcatcgaaagttacaaccaaaaaacaaaacctgtgattatatgaatctttacgtaatgtttttgatgttttcttatactgaaaatatttattgctgttccaggtacaacacgaggtggttatcggtggttgttcgaggtggttggcgattgttggaggtggtcggaggtggacgaggaggaggacgaacggaactgagtctcaaagccctgttgacataaaagcagctattcgatagaaattatagtttatagtttacacagcccattgcatgatatttcattataaatacgtatgtttcaatgtatttagaaataatttatcaaatatacagaggtcatgtgcaaataataaatgaattgattcgaccgcagtttgatgtattcattagagctttaacaataaattcaaGCTTTGTTAcctcttttattttattatggataatcaaaaacatttccgactattcgtgctgtggaagcatggggattaaaccaaatgtagcaaaagattagaaacagtgtatgtagagtacgggtatttttctaataatgcaaatagaatagaataccacgccttgcgaattagctttccagacagagatgaatgatgaattttaaggactgcattatcgttgttgaatactctatgcctcatgggaaaataaaatctgtaacgataaaattgatgcaccggatcatcgtcgactttaacttttggaatgtcctaccattttcgaacacctcctacctccccctgccacctccgaccgtcaatggccactttcgaccaccccctatcaccttctgccagcgccgaccacctcctaccatttccgaacacctccaaccatcctatttacccatattactagattagctatgatatgaaaagagcagaattattcatttcgaaatgggattctattcgacgcgcgctcgatgtattccataacatcagtattcataattattccaacaacttttcatttgctctctcgatcttgaattttcataggcatagaatcgaaacgttgttttagctggtcgcaagtgaagtatctgcgttgggtggaggagcagaattgtttttcgaaaagtattcggatggaaaaaaattcagagtaactgtaatacatcacggatgcgctaattttgaacgagatgaaacggatgctccgtgtatgagacagtatttaacgctgcgtagtgatttaaagacctagaaaggtgatagggagagaaagaacgacgcttcttaacacttcgagtgtattttaacacacatttgaaagatacgagcgaaatttttcatcatccaactgtcgcagaacggcagcgttattagccgacccgttcactgatgaatatatcttcagtcaacggctgaccatcgaagggcctggccgcttgagtctggaatcggcaggagagataaagtgtgtatttcttgtatgaaatgtgaaacctaaaatcattatacatcatatcatatcatcatacatcatacatcgtacatcatacatcgtacatcatacatcatcatacatagtatcaaaggttgaaaccaaagtttggatgtcggatgttcagaaagtgacgtcaccaattccaaatcagctagccgaattcctcagtctggaaacaaccgcgcagtagagcggacggatgagagtcgcgctccgcaaatttcgagtaccgggttctcaacctcccagatcccgcgcttcgggtccgctacgtatttcgagtaacgggttctcaacctcccggatcccgcgcttcgggtccgctacgcggtgaaactcgacttccaggataagcgctccgtggttcctggttcatgtttacaataaattatttcaattcgtttttcgcgcaagccgaaattcagtagctgtcagtccgctgataaaatctctcgacttccaggataagcgctccgtggttcctggttcatgtttacaataaattatttcaattcgtttttcgcgcaagccgaaattcagtagctgtcagtacgctaataaaatttctataactttataattttcttataatctttttggtagaatatgtcgaaaaaaaaattatattaaacctcacacattatttttgatttgttctcatgctgaaaatatttattagtattcgaggtataactcgaggtggttggcggtggtcgttggaggtggttgggggtggttgcgggtaatctcggtgattcaggaggaggaggacgaggatttgtgctgggtgagtaaaacacttttataacatttgatggcaattgtaattatatttcatctgaaatattacaaacttgtcgcgtttacaataaattatttcaattcatctttcgtgcaagcacatattcagtagctatgaataatcttgtacaatttattacattattaattaattaattaatattcttataatttttaatggcaattgtaattatatttcatctgaaatattacaaacttgtcacgtttacaataaattatttcaattcatctttcgtgcaagcacatattcagtagctatgaataatcttgtacaatttattatattattaattaattaattagtattcttataatatttaatggcaattgtaattatatttcatctgaaatattacaaacttgtcacgtttacaataaattatttcaattcatctttcgtgcaagcacatattcagtagctatgaataatcttgtacaatttattatattattaattaattaattagtattcttataatatttaatggcaattgtaattatatttcatctgaaatattacaaacttgtcgcgtttacaataaattatttcaattcatctttcgtgcaagcacatattcagtagctatgaataatcttgtacaatttattatattattaattaattaattagtattcttataatatttaatggcaattgtaattatatttcatctgaaatattacaaacttgtcgcgtttacaataaattatttcaattcatctttcgtgcaagcacatattcagtagctatgaataatcttgtacaatttataatattattaatcaattgattaattacattaatccttacacaatatttttgatgtgttcccatactaaaaatattcattactattccaggtattacccgaggtggtcggaggtggacgaggaggaggacgagctggacgaggaggaggaccaggtggacgaggaggaggacgaggtggacgaggaggaggcggggtgggtcgtgggagaggacctctcctctcctcagaggaggggagggggaggggcagggaagggggagaggcgggcggggagggggaagggaagggaaggggcggggagggggagggcggagggaggagggggggagggggagggggggagggggcggggggagggggagggggggaggggggccggagggagggagggagggagggagggagggagggcgggcgggcgggtgggcggggggggggagagagtggaggacggatgtcgatgcgagcccgttagagttaatagagcagtaCACCCCCCTCCCtaccgccctccctccctccctcccgccctcccgccctccctccctccctccctccctccctccctcccaccctcccaccctccccccctccctcccgcctgccgcctcccccctcccctctcctTCCCttcccgccccccccccccccccccccccgcccacctcttccccttccctgcccctccccctcccctcctctgaggagaggagaggtcctctcccacgacccaccccgcctcgtCCTCggccacctcgtcctcctcctcgtccacctggtcctcctcctcatccagctcgtcctcctcctcgtccacctccgaccacctcgggtaatacctggaatagtaatgaatatttttagtatgggaacacatcaaaaatattgtgtaaggattaatgtaattaatcaattgattaataatattataaattgtacaagattattcatagctactgaatatgtgcttgcacgaaagatgaattgaaataatttattgtaaacgtgacaagtttgtaatatttcagatgaaatataattacaattgccattaaatattataagaatactaattaattaattaataatataataaattgtacaagattattcatagctactgaatatgtgcttgcacgaaagatgaattgaaataatttattgtaaacgcgacaagtttgtaatatttcagatgaaatataattacaattgccattaaatattataagaatactaattaattaattaataatataataaattgtacaagattattcatagctactgaatatgtgcttgcacgaaagatgaattgaaataatttattgtaaacgcgacaagtttgtaatatttcagatgaaatataattacaattgccattaaatattataagaatactaattaattaattaataatataataaattgtacaagattattcatagctactgaatatgtgcttgcacgaaagatgaattgaaataatttattgtaaacgtgacaagtttgtaatatttcagatgaaatataattacaattgccattaaatattataagaatactaattaattaattaataatataataaattgtacaagattattcatagctactgaatatgtgcttgcacgaaagatgaattgaaataatttattgtaaacgtgacaagtttgtaatatttcagatgaaatataattacaattgccattaaaaattataagaatattaattaattaattaataatgtaataaattgtacaagattattcatagctactgaatatgtgcttgcacgaaagatgaattgaaataatttattgtaaacgcgacaagtttgtaatatttcagatgaaatataattacaattgccatcaaatgttataaaagtgttttactcacccagcacaaatcctcgtcctcctcctcctgaatcaccgagattacccgcaaccacccccaaccacctccaacgaccaccgccaaccacctcgagttatacctcgaatactaataaatattttcagcatgagaacaaatcaaaaataatgtgtgaggtttaatataatttttttttcgacatattctaccaaaaagattataagaaaattataaagttatagaaattttattagcgtactgacagctactgaatttcggcttgcgcgaaaaacgaattgaaataatttattgtaaacatgaaccaggaaccacggagcgcttatcctgaaagtcgagaaattttattagcggactgacagctactgaatttcggcttgcgcgaaaaaccattgaaataatttattgtaaacatgaaccaggaaccacggagcgcttatcctggaagtcgagaaattttatcagcggactgacagctactgaatttcggcttgcgcgaaaaacgaattgaaataatttattgtaaacatgaaccaggaaccacggagcgcttatcctggaagtcgagaaattttatcagcggactgacagctactgaatttcggcttgcgcgaaaaacgaattgaaataatttattgtgaacatgaaccaggaaccacggagcgcttgtcctggaagtcgagaaattttattagcggactaacagttactgaatttcggcttgcgcgaaaaacgaattgaaataatttattgtaaacatgaaccaggaaccacggagcgcttatcctggaagtcgagagattttatcagcggactgacagctactgaatttcggcttgcgcgaaaaacgaattgaaataatttattgtaaacatgaaccaggaaccacggagcgcttatcctggaagtcgagaaattttatcagcggactgacagctactgaatttcggcttgcgcgaaaaacgaattgaaataatttattgtgaacatgaaccaggaaccacggagcgcttgtcctggaagtcgagaaattttattagcggactaacagttactgaatttcggcttgcgcgaaaaacgaattgaaataatttattgtaaacatgaaccaggaaccacggagcgcttatcctggaagtcgagagattttatcagcggactgacagctactgaatttcggcttgcgcgaaaaacgaattgaaataatttattgtaaacgtgacaagtttgtaatatttcagatgaaatataattacaattgccattaaaaattataagaatattaattaattaattaataatgtaataaattgtacaagattattcatagctactgaatatgtgcttgcacgaaagatgaattgaaataatttattgtaaacgcgacaagtttgtaatatttcagatgaaatataattacaattgccatcaaatgttataaaagtgttttactcacccagcacaaatcctcgtcctcctcctcctgaatcaccgagattacccgcaaccacccccaaccacctccaacgaccaccgccaaccacctcgagttatacctcgaatactaataaatattttcagcatgagaacaaatcaaaaataatgtgtgaggtttaatataatttttttttcgacatattctaccaaaaagattataagaaaattataaagttatagaaattttattagcgtactgacagctactgaatttcggcttgcgcgaaaaacgaattgaaataatttattgtaaacatgaaccaggaaccacggagcgcttatcctggaagtcgagagattttatcagcggactgacagctactgaatttcggcttgcgcgaaaaacgaattgaaataatttattgtaaacatgaaccaggaaccacggagcgcttatcctggaagtcgagtttcaccgcgtagcggacccgaagcgcgggatccgggaggttgagaacccgttactcgaaatacgtagcggacccgaagcgcgggatctgggaggttgagaacccggtactcgaaatttgcggagcgcgactctcatccgtccgctctactgcgcggttgtttccagactgaggaattcggctagctgatttggaattggtgacgtcactttctgaacatccgacatccaaactttggtttcaacctttgatactatgtatgatgatgtatgatgtacgatgtatgatgtacgatgtatgatgtatgatgatatgatatgatgtataatgattttaggtttcacatttcatacaagaaatacacactttatctctcctgccgattccagactcaagcggccaggcccttcgatggtcagccgttgactgaagatatattcatcagtgaacgggtcggctaataacgctgccgttctgcgacagttggatgatgaaaaatttcgctcgtatctttcaaatgtgtgttaaaatacactcgaagtgttaagaagcgtcgttctttctctccctatcacctttctaggtctttaaatcactacgcagcgttaaatactgtctcatacacggagcatccgtttcatctcgttcaaaattagcgcatccgtgatgtattacagttactctgaatttttttccatccgaatacttttcgaaaaacaattctgctcctccacccaacgcagatacttcacttgcgaccagctaaaacaacgtttcgattctatgcctatgaaaattcaagatcgagagagcaaatgaaaagttgttggaataattatgaatactgatgttatggaatacatcgagcgcgcgtcgaatagaatcccatttcgaaatgaataattctgctcttttcatatcatagctaatctagtaatatgggtaaataggatggttggaggtgttcggaaatggtaggaggtggtcggcgctggcagaaggtgatagggggtggtcgaaagtggccattgacggtcggaggtggcagggggaggtaggaggtgttcgaaaatggtaggacattccaaaagttaaagtcgacgatgatccggtgcatcaattttatcgttac
The Neodiprion lecontei isolate iyNeoLeco1 chromosome 3, iyNeoLeco1.1, whole genome shotgun sequence DNA segment above includes these coding regions:
- the LOC124293463 gene encoding uncharacterized protein LOC124293463 encodes the protein MKLEFQDKSSVVSALRVSYLVKLDFQDKRSVVSTIQVHFLVQLEFQDKRSVVPALQVHYLVEFDFQDKRSVVSALEVRYLMKLDFREKRYVGFPLQVRCPLNLDSRGMRWTRRSRISARYNPRWSSVVVGGGWLWLEVDEKEDQEDKENKMVEDDEDSCTVQHEVVIGGCSRCSHTDTTLAATNVGASPLGRVDRAEPFYAPRLTWAHLPFENWSQKFTQG